The Thalassomonas actiniarum genome contains the following window.
TCCTGCACCCTTCCTTTTACGCCGATGTCAGCGGCATCAACCTGATGTCAGACCGGAAAAAGCGCATAAAAGTGCTGATCGCCGGTGTCCAGGGCAACAACCTCTTGATGTTTCTCGGCCTGATGCTGACCTTTATTCCCATGGGGGAAACCGCGTTATCGTATCTGCTGTTTTTTACCGCCATCAATTTTGTGCTGATGTTTATCAACCTTATCCCCTTTGTCGAATACGACGGCTACTATATTTTCCAGGAATTACTCGGCGAACCCAGGTTTGCCCGCAACGCCCTGGTAAGCCAGCTTACCCGGCAAAACCAAAAAATTGAATACCGAGCTTATTTTTTCATCAGCCAGCTTTTTCAATTTATCCTCATCGTTTCCATGCTGGTGCTGATACACGACGGCGTGCTGCTTTTGTGGGATGCCCAATGGGTTGATGTGCTTTTTCTCGTGCTGATAGTGGCCGCCTATCCGGCGCTGATGGCTTTTAAAATAAGGAGCGCAAAATGAGCAGCGCCAAAAGTTACCATTTTAATCCCTTTTCCTTTGTCACCCGGATCAACGATGAAATCCTGATCAATACCGTGCCCCACAACCGGGTCACCTTTTCGGCAGATTTCCAGCCGGTCATCGACTTCTTTTTGCAAAAAGAAGAACTCAGTGAAACGGAAATTTTAAAATGCATTGCCCCTTCACGCCTGGAAGAGCTAGTGTCAAAACGTATCTTGCTTGAAGGCCCTGCGCAAAAGTTAGCAGGCCGCTACTCGCGTCAGCACGGCTATTTCACTATGATTTCCGAACAGCCTGAGGCGGTACAGGAAAAACTTCAATGTTCCCATGCCTTGATCCTCGGCGTCGGCGCCATCGGCAGCCATATCTGCTGGAACCTGGCAGCCATAGGGGTCGGTAAAATTACCCTGCTGGATTTTGACACCATAGAAGAAAGCAACTTTAACCGCCAGCTGATGTATACCCCCAAAGATATTGACCGGGTAAAAGTGGAAGTGCTGGCGCAAAGAATACGGGAATTTAACCCGGAAATAGAAGTCGTGACTTTAAACAGGAAAATCACCTGTCAGGCCGATGTCGAAGCCCTGCTGCCCGGTGTCAACCTGGTGGTAAAAGCCATTGACAGTCCGGAAGAGTCCATGGCCTGGGTCAATATCGCCTGTGTCCAAGCCGAAGTGCCCTATGTCACCGGCGGCTTTTTAGACTATACCGCGGTAGCCGGTCCCAATTATATCCCGGGTAAGTCCAGCTGTTTTGCCTGCCAGGGAGATGCCGGCGACGTCAAGCGGATACACGGCACCGGGCCGACATTTGGCCCGCTGACCACCCTGGTAACCTCTATGCTGTCGATGATCGCCTTTAAAATCTTGATCGGCAAAGCCGACGGCTACGCCAACAAGGTCTATATGTACAATGCCGACAACGGCAGCTGGGACATGGAGCAAGTTACCCCGGCGGTAACATGCCAGGTATGCGGCACCACCCCGGCAAAACCGGCAGAGGATACGGCGCCTATGGTAAACAATCCCCTGGTTATGTTCCGCAGCCTGTTTGTCGCCGTGCTGGTGCTTACCGTGATCTTAGGGGAAATTTACCAGCAGCCCCTGGTCGGCGTTATGACCTTTTTCGGCATTTTTATCGCCATCCCGGTAGTGAAGAAAATTCACGCAGACAACCTGTTAAAAACCCGGCGCGAGTTTTTTGTGATGACCTGCATCTATATAGGTTTCAGCCTGGTCGGCCTGGTTATCGGCAATATCAGCGATGACAGCTTTGCCTTGCCGACAAGTCTCAGGACGGTGTTCGAAACCATACAGCTGGTCAGCGCCACCATTATTCAGGCGACGATCAGTATTGCCATCATCTTTTTATCCCTGTGCGGCGTGATGGAATATGCCCCTAAGGTAGTTAATTTCCTCAATGAGGATTTATAAAAACTACCATCAAGTAAAAACATATTTTATAACCCGGTCACTGCATCAGGCCGTAATTGCAGTGATGAATACAAGTAAAGACAGAGATCAGAACATGAACATAATCAATATATACACAGGCCTGTTGTTTTCACCCCAGCAGGCATTTGCCCAAGCCTTACGGTTAAAGGTTATTACCTTGTTTTTTCCTTTGGCTGCCGCCTTAGTGATCACCGCCCTGCTCAATACCTATTATTATGCCGCCGTGGATATGCCCTGGCTGCTTGAGCGCATGGTGATAGACATTCCCGACGACCAGAAACAAACGGTATTAGACTCGCTGTCAAAAGGCCGTCTGCTCGGCATCAGCCTGGTAGGGGTGGTTTTTCTGACCGTC
Protein-coding sequences here:
- a CDS encoding HesA/MoeB/ThiF family protein yields the protein MSSAKSYHFNPFSFVTRINDEILINTVPHNRVTFSADFQPVIDFFLQKEELSETEILKCIAPSRLEELVSKRILLEGPAQKLAGRYSRQHGYFTMISEQPEAVQEKLQCSHALILGVGAIGSHICWNLAAIGVGKITLLDFDTIEESNFNRQLMYTPKDIDRVKVEVLAQRIREFNPEIEVVTLNRKITCQADVEALLPGVNLVVKAIDSPEESMAWVNIACVQAEVPYVTGGFLDYTAVAGPNYIPGKSSCFACQGDAGDVKRIHGTGPTFGPLTTLVTSMLSMIAFKILIGKADGYANKVYMYNADNGSWDMEQVTPAVTCQVCGTTPAKPAEDTAPMVNNPLVMFRSLFVAVLVLTVILGEIYQQPLVGVMTFFGIFIAIPVVKKIHADNLLKTRREFFVMTCIYIGFSLVGLVIGNISDDSFALPTSLRTVFETIQLVSATIIQATISIAIIFLSLCGVMEYAPKVVNFLNEDL